One genomic window of Rhizomicrobium sp. includes the following:
- the mutY gene encoding A/G-specific adenine glycosylase translates to MPASTKKKQKPTGVSARQLLDWYDANRRSLPWRAKPGRRADPYHVWLSEIMLQQTTVQAVGAYYVKFLKAWPTVGALAAAEQDEVLTAWAGLGYYARARNLHAAAKVVAGEMGGAFPESFEGLRALPGVGDYTAGAIAAIAFDLPHAAMDANAERVIARVFAIGEPLPKSKPAMREALQALVPAKRAGDFAQALMDLGSLICTPKRPACPRCPWFEDCEARRRGIPEELPVKAPKMVRPLKRGAAFVARDAEGAVLLVKRPEKGLLGNMMQPPLGAWGEDFPTRDEALKQAPFQADWHKRVGIVRHGFTHFELEIEVYVAEVAKRPPVAGAVWAGDLAAVALPTVMKKLVEHAFPDEGPLFARRR, encoded by the coding sequence ATGCCCGCCTCCACGAAGAAGAAGCAAAAGCCGACCGGCGTTTCCGCACGGCAACTGCTCGATTGGTACGACGCGAACCGGCGCAGCCTGCCATGGCGCGCCAAGCCGGGACGCCGGGCCGATCCGTATCATGTGTGGCTCTCGGAGATCATGCTGCAGCAGACGACGGTGCAGGCGGTCGGCGCCTATTACGTCAAGTTCCTCAAGGCGTGGCCGACGGTCGGCGCGCTGGCCGCCGCCGAGCAGGACGAGGTGCTGACCGCCTGGGCCGGCCTCGGCTATTACGCGCGGGCGCGCAACCTGCATGCGGCGGCGAAGGTCGTGGCGGGCGAGATGGGTGGTGCGTTTCCGGAGAGCTTCGAAGGCTTGCGCGCGCTGCCGGGCGTCGGCGACTACACCGCCGGCGCGATTGCGGCGATCGCGTTCGACCTGCCGCATGCCGCGATGGATGCCAATGCCGAGCGGGTGATCGCGCGGGTGTTCGCGATCGGCGAGCCGCTGCCGAAATCCAAGCCGGCGATGCGGGAGGCGCTGCAGGCGCTGGTGCCGGCGAAGCGGGCAGGGGATTTCGCGCAAGCGCTGATGGATCTGGGCTCGCTGATCTGCACGCCGAAGCGGCCGGCCTGTCCGCGCTGTCCGTGGTTCGAGGATTGCGAAGCGCGGCGGCGCGGCATCCCGGAAGAATTGCCGGTGAAGGCGCCGAAGATGGTGCGGCCGCTGAAGCGCGGCGCGGCGTTCGTGGCGCGCGACGCGGAGGGCGCGGTGCTGCTGGTGAAGCGGCCCGAGAAGGGGCTGCTCGGCAACATGATGCAGCCGCCGCTGGGGGCGTGGGGCGAGGATTTTCCGACTCGCGACGAGGCGCTGAAACAGGCGCCGTTCCAGGCCGATTGGCATAAGCGCGTCGGCATCGTCCGCCACGGCTTCACGCATTTCGAGTTGGAGATCGAGGTGTATGTGGCGGAGGTCGCGAAGCGGCCGCCGGTCGCCGGCGCTGTCTGGGCAGGCGACCTCGCGGCCGTCGCGCTGCCCACGGTGATGAAGAAGCTCGTCGAGCATGCCTTTCCCGATGAAGGGCCGCTCTTCGCGCGACGGCGCTAG
- a CDS encoding LysR family transcriptional regulator — protein sequence MSQEPDWTLYRTFLTVMRHGSLSAAARLLDLTQPTVARHIALLEAALEVDLFLRSPRGLSPTDIARDLLPQAEAIAAAAATLMRTAESGKGEMTGCVKISASENMGVERLPPILAALRRQHPRLDIQLVLSDDVQDLLAREADVAVRQAIPTQNALFVKKLAPTAIGLYAHRAYLERRGEPRSLDALGDHDLIGFDTQTPARRAVSQGFPELKNLRFALRADSDLAQLAAIRCGLGIGLTQANIAALDPNLKRVLADKFSFELPLWIAMHEDLKSSAICRAVFDALAKGLSAPVRWSGKGIVNQALDF from the coding sequence ATGAGCCAGGAGCCGGATTGGACGCTTTACCGGACGTTCCTCACTGTCATGCGGCATGGCTCGCTGTCGGCGGCGGCTCGCCTGCTGGACCTGACGCAACCCACCGTCGCGCGGCATATCGCGCTGCTCGAAGCGGCGCTGGAGGTGGATTTGTTCCTGCGCTCGCCGCGCGGCCTGTCGCCGACCGACATCGCGCGCGATCTGCTGCCGCAAGCCGAGGCGATTGCCGCCGCCGCGGCGACGCTGATGCGGACGGCCGAGAGCGGCAAGGGCGAGATGACGGGCTGCGTGAAGATCAGCGCCAGCGAGAACATGGGCGTGGAGCGCCTGCCGCCGATCCTCGCCGCGCTGCGCCGTCAGCATCCGCGGCTCGATATCCAGCTCGTGCTGTCGGACGATGTGCAGGACCTGTTGGCGCGCGAGGCGGACGTTGCTGTCCGGCAGGCGATCCCGACGCAGAACGCGCTGTTCGTCAAAAAGCTGGCGCCGACGGCGATCGGGCTTTATGCCCATCGCGCCTATCTGGAGCGTAGGGGCGAGCCGCGCTCGCTCGATGCGTTAGGCGATCACGATCTTATCGGCTTCGATACGCAGACGCCGGCGCGACGCGCGGTATCGCAGGGGTTTCCGGAGCTGAAGAATCTGCGCTTTGCGTTACGGGCCGACAGCGACCTGGCGCAGCTTGCCGCAATCCGGTGCGGCTTGGGGATCGGCCTCACGCAAGCCAACATCGCGGCCCTCGATCCGAACCTGAAGCGTGTGCTGGCAGACAAGTTCTCTTTCGAGCTGCCGCTTTGGATCGCGATGCACGAAGACCTGAAATCGAGCGCCATCTGCCGCGCAGTGTTCGATGCGCTGGCGAAGGGCCTTTCAGCGCCGGTTCGCTGGTCCGGGAAGGGAATTGTAAACCAAGCCCTCGACTTTTGA
- a CDS encoding site-specific DNA-methyltransferase, with translation MAGTKLDQVIEGDCVQGMRTLPDGVADLVFADPPYNLQLKNELRRPDQSKVDAVDDAWDQFGSFAEYDRFTREWLTEARRVLKDTGTLWVIGSYHNIFRVGAILQDLGFWILNDVVWRKTNPMPNFRGRRFTNAHETLIWATKTPKQQYTFNYEAMKALNDELQMRSDWTLPICAGNERLKGADGQKAHSTQKPEALLHRVIVASTRPGDVVLDPFFGSGTTGAVARRLGRHFIGLERDRDYARIARERIAAVTRAPDDAIEVTKSKRSEPRIPFGWVVERGLLPPGTVLHGTQKRHRAKVRADGTLVTADATGSIHQMGAHVQGLDACNGWTFWQYEHNGALVPIDVLRQRLRADLA, from the coding sequence ATGGCGGGCACGAAGCTGGATCAGGTGATCGAGGGCGATTGCGTCCAAGGCATGCGGACGCTGCCCGACGGCGTCGCCGACCTCGTCTTCGCCGACCCGCCCTACAATCTCCAGCTCAAGAACGAGCTTCGCCGCCCCGACCAGTCCAAGGTCGACGCCGTGGACGACGCCTGGGACCAGTTCGGCAGCTTCGCCGAGTACGACCGCTTCACCCGCGAATGGCTGACCGAGGCACGCCGCGTGCTGAAGGACACCGGCACGCTGTGGGTGATCGGCTCCTACCACAACATCTTCCGGGTCGGCGCGATCCTGCAGGACCTCGGCTTCTGGATCCTGAACGACGTGGTGTGGCGCAAGACCAACCCGATGCCGAATTTCCGCGGCCGCCGCTTCACCAACGCGCACGAGACGCTGATCTGGGCGACCAAGACGCCCAAGCAGCAATACACCTTCAACTACGAGGCAATGAAGGCGCTGAACGACGAATTGCAGATGCGCTCGGACTGGACGCTGCCGATCTGCGCCGGCAATGAGCGGCTGAAGGGCGCCGACGGCCAGAAGGCGCATTCGACTCAGAAGCCCGAGGCGCTGCTCCACCGCGTGATCGTGGCCTCGACCAGGCCCGGCGACGTCGTGCTCGACCCGTTCTTCGGCTCCGGCACCACCGGCGCGGTGGCGCGGCGGCTGGGCCGCCATTTCATCGGGCTGGAGCGCGACCGCGACTACGCCCGCATCGCGCGCGAGCGCATCGCCGCCGTGACCCGCGCGCCGGACGACGCCATCGAAGTCACCAAGTCCAAGCGCTCCGAGCCGCGCATCCCGTTCGGCTGGGTGGTCGAGCGCGGCCTCCTGCCGCCGGGCACCGTGCTGCACGGCACCCAGAAGCGCCACCGCGCCAAGGTGCGCGCCGACGGCACGCTGGTGACGGCGGACGCGACGGGCTCGATCCACCAGATGGGCGCGCATGTGCAGGGGCTCGATGCGTGCAACGGCTGGACCTTCTGGCAATACGAGCACAACGGCGCGCTGGTACCGATCGACGTGCTGCGTCAGCGGCTGCGGGCCGATCTCGCCTAA
- a CDS encoding ribonuclease HII, with protein MPHYIYESRVLKLRPGPVAGVDEAGRGPLAGPVVAAAVILDRKKIPKGLNDSKQLDAETREELFPLIMAAAVAVGVGEASVDEIDLINIRQATHMAMARAVRALDVAAAFALVDGNDAPALPCPCDTIVDGDAKSVSIAAASIIAKVTRDRMMAALHAAHPHYGWLTNKGYGTPEHLSALTRHGPCHHHRRSFAPVHNILYGVNPGDSKIAALEDSALTP; from the coding sequence ATGCCCCACTACATCTACGAATCGCGCGTGCTGAAGCTCCGCCCCGGCCCCGTGGCCGGGGTGGACGAGGCCGGGCGCGGCCCGCTGGCGGGTCCGGTGGTCGCGGCAGCGGTGATCCTCGACCGCAAGAAGATTCCCAAGGGCCTGAACGACTCCAAACAGCTCGATGCCGAGACGCGCGAGGAACTGTTCCCGCTGATCATGGCCGCCGCCGTCGCGGTCGGCGTCGGCGAGGCGTCGGTCGACGAGATCGACCTCATCAACATCCGTCAGGCGACGCATATGGCGATGGCCCGCGCCGTCCGCGCCTTGGACGTCGCCGCCGCCTTCGCGCTGGTCGACGGCAACGACGCGCCGGCGCTGCCCTGCCCCTGCGACACCATCGTGGACGGCGACGCCAAGTCGGTCTCCATCGCCGCCGCCTCGATCATCGCCAAGGTCACGCGCGACCGCATGATGGCGGCGCTGCACGCGGCGCATCCGCATTACGGCTGGCTGACCAACAAAGGTTACGGCACGCCGGAGCACCTGTCGGCGCTGACCCGGCACGGCCCCTGCCACCACCACCGGCGCAGTTTCGCGCCCGTCCACAACATCTTGTACGGTGTGAATCCTGGGGACTCCAAAATCGCCGCTCTCGAAGACTCCGCATTAACGCCCTGA
- a CDS encoding SET domain-containing protein-lysine N-methyltransferase produces MKIAWKRLAGKGRGVVATAAIAQGEMLECSPVLPLALADSECPGLTDYSLAWGEDAPGGLAPGKECAIGLGYLSLYNHSEAPNVTFDHRYDADEIAVHALRDIAQGEELTIDYGVPLWFAKSA; encoded by the coding sequence ATGAAGATCGCCTGGAAGCGCCTCGCCGGCAAAGGCCGCGGCGTCGTCGCCACCGCCGCCATCGCCCAGGGCGAGATGCTGGAATGCTCGCCGGTCCTGCCGCTGGCGCTCGCCGATTCCGAATGTCCCGGCCTCACCGATTACAGCCTCGCCTGGGGCGAGGACGCGCCGGGCGGGCTGGCACCGGGGAAGGAGTGCGCCATCGGGCTGGGCTATCTCAGCCTCTACAATCATTCCGAGGCGCCGAACGTGACTTTCGACCACCGCTACGACGCCGACGAGATCGCCGTCCACGCCCTGCGCGACATCGCGCAAGGCGAGGAACTCACGATCGACTACGGCGTGCCGCTGTGGTTCGCGAAATCGGCGTGA
- a CDS encoding PA0069 family radical SAM protein — protein sequence MTTVLDITTDRRLLRGRGALSNAVGRYETQARVLVDDGWDDGWRDEDGAPPPLRTEVIRDATRTIIARNKSPDISFDQSINPYRGCEHGCIYCFARPTHAYLGMSPGADFESRLFAKPNAAELLVKELSAPGYVPKVIAIGTNTDPYQPIEKKMRIMRSVLEVLRDFRHPVGIVTKSPLIMRDIDILSGMAKDGLAKVALSVTTLDRRLARSMEPRAGTPQRRLAAIRALSEAGIPTAVMFAPAIPALNDGEMEAVLAAAVKHGATSAGYVLLRLPLEIKDLFREWLEAHEPNRAKHVMSLIRSMRGGKDYDAQWNVRMKGTGPYAEMIARRFHMAVKRLGLNQNSRPLSLAKFKRPPRTGDQLSLFEAEPARATV from the coding sequence ATGACGACGGTCCTAGACATCACCACCGACAGGCGCCTTTTGCGGGGGCGCGGGGCGCTTTCCAACGCGGTGGGGCGCTACGAGACTCAGGCGCGCGTGCTGGTCGACGACGGCTGGGACGATGGCTGGCGCGACGAGGACGGCGCGCCGCCGCCGCTGCGCACCGAGGTCATCCGCGACGCCACCCGCACCATCATCGCGCGCAACAAATCGCCCGACATCTCGTTCGACCAGTCGATCAACCCCTATCGCGGCTGCGAGCATGGCTGCATCTACTGCTTCGCGCGGCCGACCCACGCCTATCTCGGCATGTCGCCCGGCGCCGATTTCGAGTCGCGCCTGTTCGCCAAGCCGAACGCCGCCGAGCTTCTCGTGAAGGAATTGTCGGCGCCCGGCTATGTGCCCAAGGTCATCGCCATCGGCACCAACACCGATCCCTATCAGCCGATCGAGAAGAAGATGCGCATCATGCGCTCGGTCCTCGAAGTGCTGCGCGATTTCCGCCATCCCGTCGGCATCGTGACGAAATCCCCGCTCATCATGCGCGACATCGACATCTTGTCGGGGATGGCGAAGGACGGCCTCGCCAAGGTCGCGCTCTCGGTCACCACGCTCGACCGCCGCCTCGCCCGTTCGATGGAGCCGCGCGCCGGCACGCCGCAGCGCCGCCTCGCCGCGATCCGGGCGCTGTCTGAGGCCGGCATCCCGACGGCCGTGATGTTCGCCCCCGCCATCCCCGCGCTCAACGACGGGGAGATGGAAGCGGTGCTCGCCGCCGCGGTCAAGCATGGCGCGACCTCGGCCGGCTATGTGCTCTTGCGCCTGCCGCTCGAGATCAAGGACCTGTTCCGCGAATGGCTGGAGGCGCATGAGCCGAACCGCGCCAAACACGTCATGTCGCTGATCCGCTCGATGCGCGGCGGCAAGGATTACGACGCGCAGTGGAACGTGCGCATGAAGGGCACCGGGCCCTATGCCGAGATGATCGCGCGCCGCTTCCACATGGCGGTCAAGCGGCTGGGCCTGAACCAGAATTCCCGTCCGCTGTCGCTCGCCAAGTTCAAGCGCCCGCCCAGGACCGGCGACCAGCTCAGCCTGTTCGAAGCCGAACCGGCGCGAGCGACGGTCTGA
- a CDS encoding phytanoyl-CoA dioxygenase family protein, translated as MTHLETLRIFGETDIGWDAATPPNETTDETGRPYVPELASGRVDPRAPANRVYDDPDVERLRARLRDKNGIVGLEIVEPHEVERAARIFFRDGFVVVNALLDPERLETWRAASARVLAQLLAIKGEGGRKYVTETSRLPHRYSYGTASASRELLHDPVWASMIDLPTTTPILTRIFGTSDYFVRGAGGDLCLPGAIEYQGLHSDTRDSFEITPARREQAGRVGITLKTVPGTDELDPATASLILERTPPHVTINFLMSDFTWENGPVRQIPGTQGRVPKPPLLADEPEWMRLSTLVGAKAGAGVFRDNRAWHGATPNLSREIRAMPNVEYHAPWVDASAYWKSMPHEIWETLSPHARRACRYIKTEPGVWPAGAGVMHPLAAKRKEAKETI; from the coding sequence ATGACCCACCTGGAGACGCTCCGAATCTTCGGCGAGACGGATATCGGCTGGGACGCCGCCACCCCGCCCAACGAAACCACCGACGAGACCGGCCGGCCCTATGTCCCCGAGCTGGCGTCCGGCCGGGTCGACCCGCGAGCGCCGGCCAACCGGGTCTATGACGACCCGGACGTCGAGCGTCTGCGCGCCCGCCTGCGCGACAAGAACGGCATCGTCGGCCTGGAGATCGTCGAGCCGCATGAAGTGGAGCGCGCCGCGCGCATCTTCTTCCGCGACGGCTTCGTGGTGGTGAACGCTCTGCTCGATCCCGAGCGGCTGGAAACCTGGCGCGCGGCGAGCGCGCGCGTGCTGGCGCAGCTCCTCGCGATCAAGGGCGAGGGGGGCCGCAAATACGTCACCGAGACCAGCCGCCTGCCCCACCGCTATTCCTACGGCACGGCGTCCGCCTCGCGCGAATTGCTGCACGATCCGGTCTGGGCCTCGATGATCGACCTGCCGACCACGACGCCGATCCTGACCAGGATCTTCGGCACGTCGGACTATTTCGTGCGCGGCGCCGGCGGCGATCTGTGCCTGCCCGGGGCGATCGAATATCAGGGCCTGCATTCCGACACCCGCGACAGCTTCGAGATCACGCCGGCCCGGCGCGAACAGGCAGGCCGCGTCGGCATCACGCTCAAAACCGTTCCGGGCACGGACGAACTGGACCCCGCCACCGCCTCGCTCATCCTGGAGCGCACGCCGCCGCACGTCACCATCAACTTCCTGATGAGCGACTTCACCTGGGAGAACGGGCCGGTGCGGCAGATCCCGGGCACCCAGGGCCGCGTCCCCAAGCCGCCGCTGCTCGCCGACGAGCCGGAATGGATGCGGCTCTCCACCCTGGTCGGCGCCAAGGCCGGCGCCGGCGTGTTCCGCGACAACCGCGCCTGGCACGGCGCCACGCCGAATCTCAGCCGCGAAATCCGCGCCATGCCCAATGTGGAATACCACGCGCCCTGGGTGGACGCGTCGGCCTATTGGAAGTCGATGCCGCACGAAATCTGGGAGACGCTGTCGCCGCACGCCCGGCGCGCCTGCCGCTACATCAAGACCGAACCGGGCGTGTGGCCCGCCGGCGCCGGCGTCATGCATCCGCTGGCGGCCAAGCGGAAAGAGGCGAAGGAGACGATTTGA
- a CDS encoding glycosyltransferase: MISVVIPTLNSQAALPRCFDSLIGATVRGLVKEVVVADGGSTDETLAIADGTGCHVARGRKSRASRLIAGAATARGDWLLFLLPETALEAGWENEADSFMASATLERPRAAAFRYALDDFAGSARRREAMVAWRTRLFALPYADQGLLIPKRMYQKLGGHREVAMEDADLVRRIGRTRLVQLRSNAINKPERTEPRRGALVAMLHALRVPVSVVARIG, encoded by the coding sequence ATGATAAGCGTCGTCATCCCGACTCTCAATTCGCAGGCCGCGCTGCCGCGCTGTTTCGACAGCCTGATCGGCGCGACGGTCCGTGGGCTGGTGAAGGAAGTTGTCGTAGCGGACGGCGGCTCGACCGACGAGACGCTCGCCATCGCCGACGGCACGGGCTGCCATGTGGCGCGGGGGCGCAAGAGCCGGGCGTCGCGGCTGATCGCCGGCGCCGCGACGGCGCGGGGCGACTGGCTGCTGTTCCTCCTGCCGGAGACCGCGCTGGAGGCCGGCTGGGAGAACGAGGCCGATTCGTTCATGGCGAGCGCCACGCTGGAGCGGCCGCGCGCCGCGGCGTTCCGCTATGCGCTCGACGATTTCGCCGGGAGCGCGCGGCGGCGCGAGGCGATGGTGGCGTGGCGCACGCGGCTGTTCGCGCTACCCTATGCCGACCAGGGGCTGCTGATCCCCAAGCGGATGTACCAGAAGCTCGGCGGCCATCGCGAGGTCGCGATGGAGGACGCCGATCTGGTGCGCCGCATCGGCCGCACGCGGCTGGTGCAGCTTCGCAGCAACGCGATCAACAAGCCCGAACGCACCGAGCCGCGCCGCGGCGCCCTGGTGGCGATGCTGCACGCGCTGCGCGTGCCGGTGAGCGTGGTGGCGCGGATCGGGTAG
- a CDS encoding GIY-YIG nuclease family protein translates to MVAKDTFNVFIAVYMMASRRHGTIYTGVTSKLPTRIHEHREGLIDGFTKKYSVHRLVWYEPFESMVAAIRREKSIKKYPREWKINLIERENPFWDDLYPNLVGMNRKLPDWVFMGRRDEPGDDEKG, encoded by the coding sequence TTGGTCGCGAAAGACACCTTCAACGTGTTCATCGCCGTCTACATGATGGCGAGCCGCCGTCACGGCACAATCTATACCGGCGTCACCAGCAAATTGCCCACTCGCATTCACGAGCACCGCGAAGGGCTGATCGACGGCTTCACCAAGAAGTACAGTGTCCATCGCCTCGTCTGGTACGAGCCGTTCGAAAGCATGGTTGCCGCCATCCGGCGCGAAAAATCGATCAAAAAATATCCGCGCGAATGGAAGATCAATCTGATCGAGCGGGAAAATCCCTTTTGGGATGACCTGTATCCGAACTTGGTTGGGATGAACCGCAAATTGCCGGATTGGGTGTTCATGGGTCGCCGGGACGAGCCCGGCGATGACGAAAAAGGATAG
- a CDS encoding MoaD/ThiS family protein, whose protein sequence is MSIRVQLPPILRAVTGRRRVLEAQGGSIAAALNDLAKQHPPLALHLFDEAGAIRPNIVFLHDGAMVRAREAGARRLKDDDEVVITNALAGG, encoded by the coding sequence GTGAGCATCCGCGTGCAATTGCCGCCGATCCTGCGCGCCGTGACCGGCCGACGGCGCGTCCTCGAAGCGCAAGGCGGTTCCATCGCCGCCGCGCTGAACGATCTGGCGAAGCAGCATCCGCCGCTCGCGCTGCATCTGTTCGACGAGGCCGGCGCGATCCGCCCCAACATCGTCTTCCTCCACGACGGCGCGATGGTCCGCGCCAGGGAAGCGGGCGCGCGGCGGTTGAAGGATGACGACGAAGTGGTGATTACGAACGCGCTCGCGGGAGGATAG
- a CDS encoding sialidase family protein, with product MSISLIVGTPKGAAILKSRDGRNWDRDFVLPGWPVTASVRDEQGRAYIAVNSPNYGVALFASDDMADWKQLDAAPRYRPTDRGNAEHHRLIARDDFGGLLNGGGRFVDQIWTLHAAHGALYAGVSEAGLFVSRDRGASWQPVDGFNEQPGRETWSPGFGGLGAHTILTDAKDPNRLWVGVSAAGFFRSDDGGKTWTPKNKGVNPAVDSAPAATGQCVHSVQHDPADANILYRQEHRGVHKSLDGGDSWEVMEDGLPVAELSDGYRCSFGFASAMDLKSGAVFVVPLDGDNFRFPRGGQLAVYRSRDGRRWEPLTNGLPGDCYTAVLRGSLSADQRGGLYFGTASGTIYGSGDLGESWREVASGLPRILSVEAYAA from the coding sequence TTGAGCATCTCCCTCATCGTCGGCACGCCCAAGGGCGCCGCCATCCTCAAGAGCAGGGACGGACGGAACTGGGACCGCGATTTCGTCCTGCCCGGCTGGCCGGTGACGGCGAGCGTAAGGGACGAACAGGGCCGCGCCTATATCGCGGTGAACAGTCCCAATTACGGCGTCGCGCTGTTCGCGAGCGACGACATGGCGGACTGGAAGCAGCTCGATGCCGCGCCGCGCTATCGCCCCACCGATCGCGGCAATGCCGAGCATCACCGCCTGATCGCGCGCGACGATTTCGGCGGGCTGCTCAACGGCGGCGGCCGCTTCGTCGACCAGATCTGGACGCTCCATGCCGCGCATGGCGCGCTCTATGCCGGCGTCTCGGAGGCCGGCCTGTTCGTCAGCCGCGATCGCGGCGCCTCGTGGCAGCCGGTCGACGGCTTCAACGAGCAGCCGGGCCGCGAGACCTGGTCGCCGGGTTTCGGCGGGCTCGGCGCCCACACGATCCTCACCGATGCCAAGGATCCCAACCGCCTCTGGGTCGGCGTCTCGGCGGCGGGCTTCTTCCGCAGCGACGACGGCGGCAAGACCTGGACGCCGAAGAACAAGGGCGTGAATCCGGCCGTCGATTCCGCGCCGGCCGCGACCGGGCAATGCGTCCACAGCGTGCAGCACGATCCCGCCGACGCGAACATCCTCTACCGCCAGGAACACCGTGGTGTGCACAAGAGCCTCGACGGCGGCGACAGCTGGGAGGTCATGGAAGACGGATTGCCGGTCGCCGAATTGTCGGACGGCTATCGCTGCAGCTTCGGTTTCGCGAGCGCGATGGACCTGAAATCCGGCGCCGTCTTCGTCGTGCCGCTCGATGGCGACAATTTCCGCTTTCCGCGCGGCGGCCAGCTCGCGGTCTACCGCTCGCGCGACGGCCGGCGCTGGGAACCGCTGACCAACGGGCTTCCCGGCGATTGCTACACCGCGGTGCTGCGCGGCTCGCTGTCGGCCGACCAGCGCGGCGGACTCTATTTCGGCACCGCGTCGGGCACGATCTATGGCAGCGGCGATCTCGGCGAGAGCTGGCGCGAAGTGGCGAGCGGCCTTCCGCGCATCCTGAGCGTTGAGGCCTACGCCGCGTGA
- a CDS encoding DUF6596 domain-containing protein, with product MSEGGALARDAAQAVARESYGKLVAFLAARTRDVAAAEDALSEAFAAALETWPLRGVPDNPQAWLLTAARRKAIDAGRRRRRGEDAASHLALLAEEMVTQPQADIPDERLALMFACAHPAIDEAVRAPLILQTVLGFDAAAIASAFLVAPSAMGQRLVRAKAKIRGAGIPFRVPARDELRPRLDAVLQAIYAAYAEGWSDPAGTDPRRRNLAGEAIWLGRLVASLLPEEPEALGLLALMLHSEARRAARRDAGGDFVPLGEQDIALWDAAAMDQAETLLRRAGAMHILGRFQLEAAIQSAHNVRRLTGGPDWHAILALYDALFALAASPVVAINRAVALAETAGAEEGLAALDALSADPRLAQHQPYWAARAELLARQGRIAQADDAYEQAIGLQADPAIRAFLQRRRARLATRH from the coding sequence ATGAGCGAGGGCGGCGCGCTTGCCCGCGATGCCGCGCAAGCGGTGGCGCGCGAAAGCTATGGCAAGCTCGTCGCCTTCCTCGCCGCCCGCACGCGCGACGTCGCGGCGGCCGAGGACGCGCTGTCCGAGGCTTTCGCGGCGGCGCTCGAAACCTGGCCCCTGCGCGGCGTGCCGGACAATCCGCAGGCCTGGCTCCTGACCGCCGCGCGGCGCAAGGCGATCGACGCCGGCCGGCGGCGCCGGCGCGGCGAGGACGCGGCCTCGCATCTCGCACTCCTGGCGGAAGAAATGGTAACGCAGCCGCAAGCCGACATTCCCGACGAGCGCCTCGCGCTGATGTTCGCCTGCGCCCATCCCGCGATCGACGAAGCGGTCCGCGCGCCCTTGATCCTGCAGACCGTTCTCGGCTTCGACGCCGCCGCCATCGCCAGTGCCTTCCTCGTCGCGCCGTCGGCGATGGGCCAGCGCCTGGTGCGCGCCAAGGCCAAGATACGCGGTGCCGGCATCCCCTTCCGCGTGCCGGCGCGCGACGAGCTTCGCCCGCGCCTCGACGCGGTGCTGCAGGCGATCTACGCCGCCTATGCCGAGGGCTGGAGCGATCCGGCCGGCACCGATCCGCGGCGCCGCAACCTCGCCGGCGAGGCGATCTGGCTCGGCCGCCTTGTCGCTTCGCTCCTGCCGGAAGAACCCGAGGCGCTCGGCCTGCTCGCCCTGATGCTGCATTCGGAGGCCCGCCGGGCGGCGCGGCGCGACGCGGGCGGCGATTTCGTGCCGCTCGGCGAGCAGGACATCGCCCTCTGGGACGCCGCCGCGATGGACCAGGCCGAGACGCTGCTGCGGCGCGCCGGCGCCATGCATATCCTCGGCCGCTTCCAGCTCGAAGCCGCGATACAATCGGCGCACAATGTCCGCCGCCTGACCGGCGGCCCCGACTGGCACGCGATCCTCGCGCTCTACGACGCATTGTTCGCGCTCGCCGCCTCGCCGGTCGTGGCCATCAACCGCGCCGTCGCGCTGGCGGAAACGGCGGGCGCCGAGGAAGGCCTCGCCGCGCTCGACGCCTTGTCGGCCGATCCGCGCCTGGCGCAGCACCAGCCTTATTGGGCGGCGCGCGCCGAATTGCTTGCGCGCCAGGGCCGGATCGCGCAAGCCGACGACGCCTATGAACAGGCCATCGGCCTGCAGGCCGATCCCGCCATCCGCGCGTTCCTGCAGCGCCGGCGCGCGCGGCTGGCGACGCGGCACTGA
- a CDS encoding YciI family protein: MQYMLLIYDNEAELAKRSEQDMGQVMAAYGAYTEALKKAGALVSADRLKPIATATTVRVADGKTQVLNGPYAETKEQLGGYYLIEAPDLDAAIAWAARCPGAGLGTMEVRPVWQM; encoded by the coding sequence ATGCAGTACATGCTGTTGATCTACGACAACGAGGCCGAACTGGCGAAGCGCAGCGAGCAGGACATGGGCCAGGTGATGGCCGCCTATGGCGCCTATACCGAGGCGCTGAAAAAGGCCGGCGCCCTGGTGTCCGCCGACCGGCTGAAACCCATCGCCACCGCCACCACCGTGCGCGTCGCCGACGGCAAGACCCAGGTGCTCAACGGCCCCTATGCCGAGACCAAGGAACAGCTCGGCGGCTATTACCTGATCGAGGCGCCCGATCTCGACGCGGCCATCGCCTGGGCGGCGCGCTGTCCCGGCGCCGGCCTGGGCACGATGGAAGTGCGTCCCGTCTGGCAGATGTGA